The Anolis carolinensis isolate JA03-04 chromosome 1, rAnoCar3.1.pri, whole genome shotgun sequence genome window below encodes:
- the ermn gene encoding ermin isoform X1, with protein MTDIMTEDVQVPTSMSEYNGNVSPEKPQLQVIDIIDQIANSVEIFPYDSAASQPALLLTQESQGGVGHLVENSVYEACDISTYEDTIGMKEHQGKPEGFKEKNTGSFAQERRDWEEESGEELCQESHPTSSREQDIPEEEEWDAELCQGENIDDMAEEEQEEKKEAQLSESTEKIKEGEQSKASEKTAVKDAVGTGGGGVLKTNNEDSHKKGQENNSKEFRPIHPSCNAQTEKPDELTGTLRKNDISRHSYSRYNTISYRKIRKGNTKQRIDEFESMMHS; from the exons ATGACAGACATCATGACAGAAGATGTCCAGGTTCCAACCAGCATGTCTGAATATAATGGCAATGTGTCCCCGGAGAAACCTCAACTCCAGGTTATTGATATTATTGACCAGATAGCAAATTCTGTTGAGATATTTCCTTATGACTCCGCGGCATCTCAGCCTGCTTTACTACTTACACAAGAAAGTCAAGGAGGAGTTGGGCACTTAGTGGAGAATTCAGTCTATGAAGCATGTGACATCTCCACATATGAAGATACCATTGGGATGAAGGAACATCAAG GAAAGCCAGAGGGATTCAAGGAGAAAAATACTGGTAGCTTTGCCCAGGAAAGAAGAGACTGGGAAGAGGAATCTGGAGAAG AACTCTGTCAGGAAAGCCACCCAACAAGCTCCAGAGAACAGGACATACCTGAGGAGGAAGAATGGGATGCCGAGCTCTGTCAGggtgaaaacattgacgacatgGCTGAGGaagaacaggaagaaaaaaaggaagcgcAGTTGAGTGAGTCCACGGAGAAAATCAAAGAGGGAGAGCAATCAAAAGCCAGTGAGAAAACAGCAGTGAAAGATGCAGTTGGTACAGGAGGAGGAGGCGTATTGAAGACAAATAATGAGGATTCTCATAAAAAAGGGCAGGAAAACAACAGCAAAGAATTTCGTCCCATCCACCCCAGCTGTAATGCTCAGACTGAGAAACCTGATGAGCTGACAGGCACGCTGAGAAAAAATGATATCTCCAGGCACAGCTATTCTCGGTACAATACAATATCTTATCGGAAGATCCGGAAAGGAAACACAAAACAGAGAATTGATGAATTTGAATCCATGATGCATTCATAA
- the ermn gene encoding ermin isoform X2: MTDIMTEDVQVPTSMSEYNGNVSPEKPQLQVIDIIDQIANSVEIFPYDSAASQPALLLTQESQGGVGHLVENSVYEACDISTYEDTIGMKEHQELCQESHPTSSREQDIPEEEEWDAELCQGENIDDMAEEEQEEKKEAQLSESTEKIKEGEQSKASEKTAVKDAVGTGGGGVLKTNNEDSHKKGQENNSKEFRPIHPSCNAQTEKPDELTGTLRKNDISRHSYSRYNTISYRKIRKGNTKQRIDEFESMMHS; this comes from the exons ATGACAGACATCATGACAGAAGATGTCCAGGTTCCAACCAGCATGTCTGAATATAATGGCAATGTGTCCCCGGAGAAACCTCAACTCCAGGTTATTGATATTATTGACCAGATAGCAAATTCTGTTGAGATATTTCCTTATGACTCCGCGGCATCTCAGCCTGCTTTACTACTTACACAAGAAAGTCAAGGAGGAGTTGGGCACTTAGTGGAGAATTCAGTCTATGAAGCATGTGACATCTCCACATATGAAGATACCATTGGGATGAAGGAACATCAAG AACTCTGTCAGGAAAGCCACCCAACAAGCTCCAGAGAACAGGACATACCTGAGGAGGAAGAATGGGATGCCGAGCTCTGTCAGggtgaaaacattgacgacatgGCTGAGGaagaacaggaagaaaaaaaggaagcgcAGTTGAGTGAGTCCACGGAGAAAATCAAAGAGGGAGAGCAATCAAAAGCCAGTGAGAAAACAGCAGTGAAAGATGCAGTTGGTACAGGAGGAGGAGGCGTATTGAAGACAAATAATGAGGATTCTCATAAAAAAGGGCAGGAAAACAACAGCAAAGAATTTCGTCCCATCCACCCCAGCTGTAATGCTCAGACTGAGAAACCTGATGAGCTGACAGGCACGCTGAGAAAAAATGATATCTCCAGGCACAGCTATTCTCGGTACAATACAATATCTTATCGGAAGATCCGGAAAGGAAACACAAAACAGAGAATTGATGAATTTGAATCCATGATGCATTCATAA